The nucleotide window gttgttattgtgaagtggaaacgtctaggagcaacaacagctcagccgcgaagtggcaggccacacaagctcacagaacgggaccgccgagtgctgaagcacgtagcacgtaaaaatcatctgtcctcggttgcaacactcactaccaagttccaaacggcctctggaagcaacgtcagcacaataactgttcgtcgggagcttcatgaaatgggtttccatggccgagcagccgcacacaagcctaagatcaccatgcgcaatgccaagcgtcggctggagtggtgtaaagctcaccgccattggactctgaagcagtggaaatgtgttctctggagtgatgaatcacgcttcaccatctggccgtccgacggatgaatctgggtttggcggatgcccgGAGAACGCTACCtccccgaatgcatagtgccaactgtaaagtttggtggaggaggaataatggtctgggtattgtttttcatggttcgggctagaccccttcgttccagtgaaaggacattttaacgctacagcatacaatgacattcttgatgattctgtgcttcctactttgtggaaacagtttggggaaggccctctcctgtttcagcatgacaatgcccccgtgcacaaagtgaagtccatacagaaatggtttgtcgagatcggtgtggaagaacttgactggcctgcacagagccctgacctgaaccccatcaaacacctttgggatgaattagaacgcaGACGGCGAGCCCgacctaatcgtccaacatcagtgcccgacctcactaatactcttgtggctgaatggaaacaagtccccgcagaaatgttccaacatctagtggaaaggctttccagaagagtggaggctgttatagcagcaaaggggggaccaactccatattaatgcccatgattttggagtgagatgaggtgtccacatacttttggtcatttatTGTATGTAACAACATActaatcatgtatttttatttgctATTTTGATCTTAATACATTCAGTTATTATATGTGACAGGCGGTGTAGTGCTGTTTTATGAACAAGAGGTCAGTCAAAGTTAAAATTGTGTTGTCTCCACAGAGAAGGGAGAGTTCCTGGCGTTAGATCTGGGTGGCTCCAAGTTTAAAGTGCTCCAGGTGAAGGTGTCTGAGAATGGGAAGAGAAgggtggagatggagagtgagacgTACCCTATCCCAGTGGAACTCCTGAACGGTAGAGGGACTGAGGTGAGTAGAATGACAACGGATGTTATTACGTAGACAGACATACTCTGATTAAAAACAGGAATCATTCAAACCTGCACTGTAAAAACACGTAACTTGTTTTTATGGTGACATACTGACAGCCAGTTacctgtaagttactgtaaaaaaaaGTACAGTATGTTACCGTAAATTCCAAATAAACTTTGGTTTAAAAGTACATTACTGTAAAGAAAGCACTTCTTTACAGTAAAGCACTTCTTTACggtaatgtactgttaaaccaaaGTTTCCCTGGAATGGatgataacatactgtaacttTTTTAAAAGTAAGGGGTACACTGTTCAGCTAAAATAGCGTAAACAACTTTAATcaatatgattacatttgacatgatcaCTTAGTGCTGACTTTTCAATATGACCCCACCTGCGATTTGAAATCACATCCTCTGGATTAGGGTTTGCTGATCTTTCTACTGCTCCACAAAGTCTGTAGCATTCTACAGattcattacctataatacatctctgcacttagcaaaaagtgccatctgcactgctattttatttatcagttaatctgactattctctcatcattcatTTAATTTACTTATTTTAGCAATTTTAGGGTTTGCTGTATAGTTGTCtcatgttggtggggcatattattctgttataatgttactcctgaatcactatggtaaatataatagtttttcttgagtATTGACACAGCCAtggtggtgtagcaggaagaTCGTAATGATGTGAACTAAGAGGTTCTgaattcaaatcccaggtgaggtcCTGAGGACATGCTGAAAAATAATTACTTTATACATTAACATACACTtaatcatgtatgtcaaagtgtgtcaaatatgtaagttaaaAAGACTGAGACTGCATGACGTTCTGGGGACATCCTAACGATTCCTTTTTGTTTGTAGGGCATCACCTGTGAAATCTCCTGAAATATATCCACGTGAGActtcatgtgaaatatcatcacatgtgaagtgttcctaACCACATGGTTTCACCTGATTTAAACATGTGAAAGGTTATGTGGTCACGTGAAAATCCATAATTTTACATGTGCAAAACGTGGACATTTCACATATGAAATCTTGTTGTTTTTCAGTAAGGGATGGCAGATTTTTAAACGTAGTTGAAAGCTGAGCCACACAGCTCGGAAGTCACCTTTCACTGAGAATGGAAGCTTTTCCCTTCTGTTCTAATCTATTTGAAATCTTGCCAAATTTGCTCTCCTTGGTTTGCTTTCAACAGATACTTTTTAACCAGAAAAGTCAGACCCCCACTTACTGAGAACTGAATCATCACACATTTCATTAGGATCTTTGTGTCAGGACATTTTTGGTTAGTCAACACAGCTCCATTCTGTTCATTTCCCAAGTACTTTGATGACGCACATGACAAATCAGCTGTTTTCTTAGCTAAATCTCTAGTTTCAGTGGAAACAAGTACACTAAAATCTACCTGCCTGTCTTTGCACTCAGATCTACACATATAAATGTACAATTAAATAATGATTATGGAGTTGACAGTGAAGCTGACCTTTTAGCAGTGATGTCATTTCATCAAGAAGATGCAGCAGGCATCTGAGCTAGCACTTTCCCAAGGATGCTGGGCAGTTCTGTGGGCAGAGTTTGAGAGAGAACTAATAGGTCTGCAGCATAAAGGAAGGAGGCCGATACTGCATGGCAAACCTAGGAAGTAATCCAAAAGGAATCAGAGTACTTTACTCATTTtgagtaatcagattacattactaATTACTTTCATTGTCATGCAATCTGTAATTAATCTGTAATCTGCCCAACCTTGTCTATTTTACAGATGTTTGACCATGTTGCAGAGTCTCTGAAAGACTTCATGCAAAAAAAGCACATCAACCAGAAGAGAGAACCTTTGGGCTTCACCTTCTCTTTCCCTTGTGGACAGTCCAAAATAGATGAGGTATTTAACAATACAGCCTAGGTTATTGATTAGATTTACTCTAGAATCTTATCTTAATGTGAGTATTATCACTCCAAAAATATCAGACGGGCTCCAATTGATTATCAATTAAACCAGCTACCTGCAAAGCCACTTACATATGATGTAACAGTAGGTGTGAACTGCATTGATAAAATTGTTGACACTATTCAGAGTGTAATCCTTGCTTTCTTTCAACAATCAAACCCTGTTTTAGGGAGTGCTGTTGTCATGGTCAAAGAACTACAAGGCCAGAGGAGTCCTGGGGACCAATGTGGTGCAATCCTTGAGACAGGCCATTGACAGAGTCGGGGTATTAAGGGAGATCTTATTCACTACTTATTGTCACTCAGTTACAATTTTTCTTGCATTTCTGTATGTACTACAGTATAAAAGGAATTTGTCAATTAAAACACCAGCCAACACTGTTTACAGGGAATCGATGTGGATGTCCTAGCCCTTGTTAATGACACAGTGGGAACCATGATGACCTGTGGCTATGACGACCAGCGTTGTGAAGTGGGGGTCATCATAGGTCAGCCTGATATTAATTTGCACGCTTCATTCAGAATGTTTGTATTATCAGCCTTTCCCTGTAGCTACCCTACAACTAGTATTTCTCACCATTGCTATGTCATCTCAGGCACAGGTACTAATGCTTGTTACATGGAGGAGCTGAGGCACATTGACCTGGTGGAGGGAGACGAGGGCCGGATGTGCATCAACACAGAGTGGGGAGCCTTTGGGGACGATGGGGCACTCAATGACTTCATTACACACTTTGACCGAGAGattgatgctgcctccaccaacCCAGGGAAGCAACTGTAAGCACCAAAATCCATAACCAACCATATTGGAAATATATTCATTATTAGATAACATTGTAAACATTCTGAGTAAACCCACGATATGGTTTCCCTTTATTTACAATTGAGTGAATTGGGGCCTTACACTAGTAGGAATGTAAATAAAGACTGTTAACACTAGTGTGTTGCTCTGGCAGGTTTGAGAAGATGGTGAGTGGGATGTACATGGGGGAGTTGGTGAGACTCATTCTGTTAAAGATGGCCAAGAAGGGACTACTGTTTGATGGCAGAGTTTCCGATGCTCTACGCACCAAAGGGACATTTCAGACCAAACACATCACTTTAATTGAACAGTAAGAGCATTTTCCATGAGTCTTAATGCTCACACTGTAAATATATAGTATTTCATTTATTTGTACAAATTTTCACAGACATTTATCAGGGAAATGTATTTCACACTGTGATAACTATGTCAGAACTATACTTCCAGGTACAAAGACGGGCTGAAGAACACCAGGGAAATCCTCACGGAGCTTGGCCTGTCCCCCTCAGCAGACGATTGCCTTGCCGTCCAACACGTCTCCACCATCGTGTCCTTCAGGTCGGCTAACCTCTGCGCCGCCGCGCTGGCTGCCATCCTCACCCGCATCCGCGAGAACAGGAAGCTGAAGAGCCTGCGGATCACTGTTGGGGTTGACGGGACTGTCTACAGAACACATCCACAGTATGTAGCCATAAGTCACGGAAGATTTCTGCTCAGAGTTTTCCTCTTTGCCTGTGAACACTGACAataaactctcctctcctctcctctcctctcctctcctctcctctcctctcctctccctctcctctctctcctctcctctctcctctcctctcctcctctcctctcctctcctctcctctcctctcctctcctctcctctcctctcctctcctctcctctcccaggtaCCCCAAGAGGCTCCACAAGGTGGTGCGCCAGCTGGTGCCAGAGTGCCACGTGCGCTTTGTGCTGTCTGAGAGTGGTAGCAGTAAGGGGGCTGCCATGGTAACAGCGGTGGCTCAGAGGCTGGCGGCCCAGAGGAGGGAGATCAGCGACACTCTTGCTCTCCTCAGCCTGAGTCCAGAGAACCTCCAGCAGGTCAAGGACAAGATGAGAGTGGAGCTAGAGAGAGGCCTTAGGAAGGATTCCCACAGCATGGCCTCTGTTAAAATGCTGCCCTCCTTCGTGTACAGGACACCTGATGGGACAGGTGAGAGAACTGGCTACAGATTGCTATGCACTGGATCTAAAGGTTTACCTTGTTGTTCATAATGCGGAACATTATCATATTATTACCATGCTAAAATCCATTATTACACTTGATTCTTTATTCTGTACCGTCACCTAAACAGTTTATGAAATGTTGCTATCTAAAATCACATCATTAGGTGCAAGTTGTTTCATTTAAAGTTGTGTGATTACAAAGTTTATTATTGCAGAGCGAGGAAAGTACTTGGCTTTGGACCTGGGAGGAACTAACTTCCGGGTGCTGGTGGTGAAGATCCGGAGTGGAATACGCAAGTCTGTTCGCATGTACAACAAGATCTACTCCATCCCTCTGGAGATCATGCAGGGCACAGGAGAGGAGGTGAGCCCTCCACCCCCCCGACTGCTAACCAGGTCCCTACCCCCTTAACCTGACAAACTCTCTGTTTCTAGCTGTTCGACCACATTGTCCAGTGCATCTCAGATTTCCTGGACTACATGGGGATGAAGAATACTCGTCTCCCGCTAGGTTTCACCTTTTCTTTCCCCTGCAGACAGACAGGAATCGATAAGGTAAAAGTACAATCGTCGTGATGAAGAAATCATCCTCAATGCCAAAGAATAGCAGTTATTTCAATGCCCTGTGTAAGTAATTACATTAATACGTATGTTACCGCTCTCCATTGTAATACTTCCTTCCTCAGGGAAGTTTGGTTAGCTGGACCAAAGGGTTCAAAGCCACAGACTGTGAAGGAAATGATGTTGTGGAAATGCTCCGAGAGGCTATCAAAAGACGGAATGTGAGTGAAATGGAACAAGACCCACTGTTCTCTGTAATAGGTAGTCTGGAAAACATGTACTATTGCCCATTAGaaaagtgtgtgtatatataggtaAAAAGTAATATTTTGTTTCCTGTAGGAATTTGATCTTGACATTGTTGCCGTGGTGAATGACACAGTGGGCACAATGATGACGTGTGCATATGAAGACCCCAAGTGTGAGATAGGACTCATTGCTGGTATGTAGGGCCTATTCTCAGCCCTTGTGGTTTTATATTGTACTATAGAGTGAGATATGTATGATCTTAGTGTGAAATGCTGCCCCCTAGGGACGGGGAGTAACGTGTGCTACATGGAGGAGATGAGGAACATTGAGATGGTGGAGGGGGACGAGGGACAGATGTGTGTGAACACAGAGTGGGGTGGTTTTGGCGAGAATGACTGCATAGAGGACATCCGGACCAGGTTTGACAGAGAAGTAGATGAGGGGTCATTGAACAACGGCAAACAAAGGCAAGTTGTTAACATCCAGACCTGACTGATCACTTCCTGCACCACTACAGGACACATCCAGATCTGACTGACCACTTCATGTACCACTACAGGACACATCCAGACCTGACTGATCACTTCCTGTACCACTAGAAGACACATCCAGACCTGACTTACCACTTCCTGTACCACTACAGGACACATCCAGACCTGACTGATCACTTCCTGTACCACTAGAAGACACATCCAGACCCGACTGACCACTTCTTATACCACTAGAGGACACATCCAGACCTGACGGACCACTTCCTGTACCACTAGAGGACACCCTGCTGCCAGATTTAGTTCAGTCTAAATCTAATGTGAATTAGTTATTCAACCGTGCTAAAGAGATCTACATTATGCTTGATTATGCTTATGGGTATTTTCTGTAACCCATAATCGTTTAAAAAGACTTGATAAAAATTATGCTTGACCATATTTTGGTGAATAAGAGGTCTAGATTATTGGCACAGCAATGCGGTGAAATATTGAATAATTGAAGCTGTTTTTCATGTTGCCTATTTCATGTCATATCCTGTTGCCCTAGGTTTGAGAAGATGACCAGCGGTATGTACTTGGGGGAGATAGTGAGGCAGATTCTCATCGACCTAACCAGGAGAGGTCTTCTGTTCCGAGGCCACATCACAGAGCCTCTGAAGACCAGGGGCATCTTCGAGACCAAGTTCCTGTCCCAAATCGAGAGGTACAGAGTCGTAGAAATGATCATGTAGTACAGCAACTCAGGCCTGTAATAGTAGATAGATTGAACATAAATCCACATATTATTACTAATATGAATATTTGAACATCCGAAACGtaacaaaacgttttgcaacggaaaccgtttactccaaactggaaacattttgcaacaaaaactagagtttctgttggacaaagtcaggtaggtccctccctgttttgttctgtttgcttctgtttggttcctTCGCTTCTGAGCCCCTGCCTATCTTCCGAAAACGTTTTAAAAACCTACCTATTCACAAAATATCTTCATTAATTCCACAGCACCCCTCACCCCTACCCTTGTGTTTCTCGCACTTGTCTTTCTTAATTGCACTAACTTTGCTAATAGCTACTTTGAGGAAAAaattacttactatgactgtgatttGTGGTTGTCTctcctagctagctaccttaagatgaatgcactaaatgtaagtcgctctggactaaaatgtaaaatgtagtgatTACACCCCAGGTGTACAAGAATATCAAGTGTGTGACTCCTCAATATCTCCCCCCAGTGACCGGTTGGCGCTACTGCAGGTGAGGTCCATCCTGCAGCAGCTGGGTCTGGACAGCACATGTGATGACAGTATCATCGTCAAGGAGGTGTGTGGTACAGTGTCTCGCAGGGCGGCTCAGCTTTGTGGAGCCGGAATGGCCGCCATCGTTGACAAAATCCGAGAGAACCGTGGGCAGAACCAAATGAACATCACCGTGGGGGTGGATGGAACACTCTACAAGCTGCATCCACAGTGAGTAGCCACCAGGGGCAAGGGAGATTTAGATTTAACAGGGTTATAGTTATACTTGAACAGACTGCAGAGTTTTTTTTATGTCGTTTTATTTTcatagagagaaggggagatagtaattctggtcagatgagaggGCAACACAGCAAGGAAATCAACCCTCTGCTTCTAGGGGCAACATGTAGCCAGGAGTCAAACTAACCCCTAGTTCAGACTTTGGCACAGTTTTAATGAGTTTTAAAGCACAACGCATCTAACACAGTACCTCTTGAACTGTGCAGCTTTTCCAGAATCCTCAAGGACACGGTCAAGGCTCTGGCGCCACAGTGTGACGTGGAGTTTGTCCTATCAGAAGATGGCAGTGGCAAAGGGGCCGCCCTCATCACAGCTGTGGCACGTGGAGGGACATAACACTAGATTGGACCTCGTGTATGCAGTTTTTGTGCCAATCACACAAAGGAATTTGGAACCTTATGGTTCTCCCTCATCGTCATCTGCcattgtaaatgtaatgtaaggAAGGTGTGATGCTGTGCAGTATTTTCTTTGCCATAGTACAACTGCAATATAATCAAATAGCTACTGTTAAAATTCTGTCTGTATTTGGATTCTCCACCGCTACACTGCTATACCTATCCAGAACCTCTTGCAAAACATTGAATGGGTTA belongs to Coregonus clupeaformis isolate EN_2021a chromosome 1, ASM2061545v1, whole genome shotgun sequence and includes:
- the hkdc1 gene encoding hexokinase HKDC1, with product MFAVHLLSFYFSKLQEDQIKKVDRFLYAMRLSDDQLVDISARFRAGMEKGLSSESNATATVKMLPTHVLSTPDGSEKGEFLALDLGGSKFKVLQVKVSENGKRRVEMESETYPIPVELLNGRGTEMFDHVAESLKDFMQKKHINQKREPLGFTFSFPCGQSKIDEGVLLSWSKNYKARGVLGTNVVQSLRQAIDRVGGIDVDVLALVNDTVGTMMTCGYDDQRCEVGVIIGTGTNACYMEELRHIDLVEGDEGRMCINTEWGAFGDDGALNDFITHFDREIDAASTNPGKQLFEKMVSGMYMGELVRLILLKMAKKGLLFDGRVSDALRTKGTFQTKHITLIEQYKDGLKNTREILTELGLSPSADDCLAVQHVSTIVSFRSANLCAAALAAILTRIRENRKLKSLRITVGVDGTVYRTHPQYPKRLHKVVRQLVPECHVRFVLSESGSSKGAAMVTAVAQRLAAQRREISDTLALLSLSPENLQQVKDKMRVELERGLRKDSHSMASVKMLPSFVYRTPDGTERGKYLALDLGGTNFRVLVVKIRSGIRKSVRMYNKIYSIPLEIMQGTGEELFDHIVQCISDFLDYMGMKNTRLPLGFTFSFPCRQTGIDKGSLVSWTKGFKATDCEGNDVVEMLREAIKRRNEFDLDIVAVVNDTVGTMMTCAYEDPKCEIGLIAGTGSNVCYMEEMRNIEMVEGDEGQMCVNTEWGGFGENDCIEDIRTRFDREVDEGSLNNGKQRFEKMTSGMYLGEIVRQILIDLTRRGLLFRGHITEPLKTRGIFETKFLSQIESDRLALLQVRSILQQLGLDSTCDDSIIVKEVCGTVSRRAAQLCGAGMAAIVDKIRENRGQNQMNITVGVDGTLYKLHPHFSRILKDTVKALAPQCDVEFVLSEDGSGKGAALITAVARGGT